ATTATGGTACTGGTAAAGCTGGGTAGAAATCGCGTAGGCAGAGTCTTCAAATGCCTGCAGGGCAATATTCGCCATCGCCTGCAAAGCTTCTTCATCGGACGGGCTGCAAACGAGCAGGGCGTTGCGTGCCGGGACTGCAAAAACAGGGTTGGCCGGCAGCATAGGATCGTCTTTAAGTACTTCGTCCAAAAGCAAAATCAGGGAAGCATCATAGTCGTTGTCCAAATGGATTTGAGACAATGACCAACCTTCGGCATGATGAATTTGGACATGTCCATTCATCCGTTGGCGCAAATTATCCATGGCGGTACGATACAAGGCGTCCTCATCTTCAATACCGGCCTCTTTCATATGCTCACGATTGAGCGTATGCATGGATTCTTCCGTATCCACCATATAAAGCAACATGATATCGCCGGCAATCGGTTTGTATACCAGGTAATCGGCAGGTTCGGCTTCGTCCGTATTTGTAATCAGTCTGGCATTTTCCAGATAAATCGTATTTTTAATCGTCGGAAGAATTTGTTGTGCTGAAACACCGGCATCAGCGTCCTGAATCTTATCGATAACCGCTAAATTGGCAGCAACAATAGCCTCCAAGACCTCGGGATTTTGCAGATAACTTGTGTAATGGTTGCTCAAATATGTACTGTACGATGCTTCATCGTCTTCGGAAAACTGGACAATGATGGGCGAAGAAGCAATATTTTCGCCCCAGTCGATTTTCGCCTCAAGATCCAATTCTTCTTGGATGCGACGGGCAAAGTATTCGACAAATTCCTGCCAAGTCATTAATTTAGGTTTGGATCGGAACAACTTGCTGAAAAAAGACATATTGTGTCCTGAATAAGAGGATAAGGCCGTCTAAAAAA
This region of Neisseria subflava genomic DNA includes:
- a CDS encoding DUF1444 family protein, coding for MSFFSKLFRSKPKLMTWQEFVEYFARRIQEELDLEAKIDWGENIASSPIIVQFSEDDEASYSTYLSNHYTSYLQNPEVLEAIVAANLAVIDKIQDADAGVSAQQILPTIKNTIYLENARLITNTDEAEPADYLVYKPIAGDIMLLYMVDTEESMHTLNREHMKEAGIEDEDALYRTAMDNLRQRMNGHVQIHHAEGWSLSQIHLDNDYDASLILLLDEVLKDDPMLPANPVFAVPARNALLVCSPSDEEALQAMANIALQAFEDSAYAISTQLYQYHNGTINVFRAN